The Sediminispirochaeta smaragdinae DSM 11293 genome has a segment encoding these proteins:
- the glmS gene encoding glutamine--fructose-6-phosphate transaminase (isomerizing), producing the protein MCGIIGYCGPRPAAEVLLDGLKRLEYRGYDSAGICVDGEDGGLHTYKRTGKIADLRAIVPDDAAGGWGIGHTRWATHGEVNDINAHPHSDDTGKVTLVHNGIIENYIPLKERLIADGHRFVSDTDSEVIAHLIADLYQGDLEKAVREAIFLLKGTYGIAVVHADEPGKVVGARNGSPLVVGVGEGEMFLASDVTPMLAYTKQVIYLNDGEMVSITRDGHVTSDSSERRITKEVHEIGWELEQIEKHGFPFFMEKEIHEQPASVERAISGRINLDGATGHLGGLNMSARDLLGVDNVGIVAAGTSYYAGMVGAYLLESVARIKSSAELSSEVRYKNPIVTPGSLYFAVSQSGETIDTLYALRELQRKGGKVLGVCNVVGSTIARESDGGVYIHSGPEIAVASTKAFTSQISVFYIFTLLMARMRHMSWEAGIDFAKALKHIPSQIETILGQTEPIRRLAKKYARYQNFLFLGRGINYPVAMEGALKLKEISYIHAEGYSAAEIKHGPIALINEQTPSLFLVSDDSLREKVITSMKEVKARRGRVIAVAVEGDEEVADIADDYLYIPHTEELMYPFLMVVPLQLFAYYCALELGRNVDQPRNLAKSVTVE; encoded by the coding sequence ATGTGCGGAATAATCGGTTACTGTGGCCCGCGACCTGCCGCCGAGGTCCTGCTGGATGGGCTTAAGCGCCTCGAATATCGGGGTTATGATTCTGCAGGTATCTGTGTCGACGGCGAGGATGGGGGCCTTCATACCTACAAACGTACAGGAAAGATTGCGGATCTGCGTGCGATTGTTCCCGATGATGCGGCAGGCGGTTGGGGCATCGGTCATACCAGATGGGCCACCCATGGAGAGGTCAATGATATCAATGCCCATCCTCACAGCGACGACACTGGAAAGGTGACGCTGGTCCATAACGGTATTATCGAGAATTATATTCCCTTGAAAGAGCGTCTTATTGCCGACGGGCATAGATTTGTCAGCGATACCGATTCCGAGGTGATCGCTCACCTGATCGCCGATCTCTATCAGGGAGATCTTGAAAAGGCGGTACGGGAAGCCATTTTTCTTCTAAAGGGAACCTACGGCATTGCAGTGGTCCATGCCGATGAACCGGGAAAGGTTGTCGGCGCTCGTAACGGCTCACCCTTGGTTGTGGGGGTTGGTGAGGGAGAGATGTTCCTTGCCAGCGACGTCACTCCCATGCTTGCCTATACCAAACAGGTGATCTATCTCAACGATGGCGAGATGGTGAGCATCACCAGGGACGGGCACGTTACCTCCGACAGCAGCGAGCGGAGAATTACCAAGGAGGTCCATGAGATCGGCTGGGAGCTGGAACAGATCGAGAAACACGGTTTCCCCTTTTTCATGGAAAAGGAGATCCACGAACAGCCTGCGTCGGTTGAACGGGCCATTTCCGGTAGAATCAACCTCGACGGGGCCACCGGTCATCTTGGCGGGCTTAACATGAGTGCGCGTGATTTGCTTGGCGTGGATAATGTAGGTATCGTTGCCGCGGGTACCAGTTATTACGCGGGGATGGTCGGTGCGTATCTCTTGGAAAGTGTGGCACGAATCAAGAGCTCTGCCGAGCTCTCCTCCGAGGTCCGCTATAAAAACCCCATTGTGACCCCCGGCAGCCTCTACTTCGCCGTGAGTCAGTCGGGAGAGACCATCGACACCCTCTACGCCCTCAGGGAGCTTCAGCGAAAGGGCGGTAAGGTGCTCGGGGTATGTAATGTGGTTGGCTCCACCATTGCGCGGGAGAGCGACGGTGGCGTGTATATCCACTCGGGGCCGGAGATCGCCGTTGCCTCGACCAAGGCCTTTACCAGCCAGATTTCCGTCTTCTATATCTTTACTCTGCTCATGGCTCGTATGCGGCACATGTCCTGGGAGGCGGGCATCGATTTTGCCAAGGCGCTTAAGCATATTCCCTCTCAGATCGAAACGATCCTCGGACAGACCGAACCAATCCGCCGTTTGGCGAAAAAGTATGCCCGCTACCAGAATTTTCTCTTTCTCGGCAGGGGAATAAACTATCCTGTCGCCATGGAAGGGGCCCTCAAGCTAAAGGAGATTAGCTACATCCATGCCGAAGGCTACAGCGCCGCCGAAATCAAGCACGGCCCCATTGCCCTGATCAATGAACAGACCCCCAGCCTCTTCCTGGTTTCGGACGATTCTTTGCGGGAGAAGGTCATTACCAGTATGAAAGAGGTGAAGGCCCGCCGTGGAAGGGTCATCGCCGTGGCCGTAGAAGGGGATGAAGAGGTTGCCGACATCGCCGACGACTATCTCTATATCCCGCACACCGAGGAGCTGATGTACCCCTTTCTCATGGTGGTACCGCTTCAGCTTTTTGCCTATTACTGTGCCCTGGAGCTGGGCAGAAATGTCGATCAGCCCCGAAACCTGGCCAAGAGTGTTACGGTGGAATAG
- a CDS encoding Crp/Fnr family transcriptional regulator: MDENLFSKYGQTFDSGKIIFREGEEGDRMYIIQEGSIRITKTMGEKEHVLAVLGKGDFFGEMAIVSRMPRSASATAATTVKLLSFNREGFISMIEKNAKIALNIIDKLSRRLQQANLQIQHLVRRNERGLIALNILYAFTVQSGEGGGVEYVRLLRELSLSMEVPQEHIRDFIEELRRDDILELTNQDTLCLMDRRRLSALAENRPSRS, from the coding sequence ATGGATGAGAATCTTTTTTCGAAATACGGCCAGACCTTTGACAGTGGAAAGATCATTTTCCGGGAAGGGGAAGAAGGGGATCGGATGTATATCATCCAGGAAGGCAGTATCCGGATAACAAAGACCATGGGCGAAAAAGAGCATGTTCTTGCCGTTCTCGGGAAAGGGGATTTCTTCGGCGAGATGGCGATTGTGAGTCGTATGCCCCGTAGTGCCAGCGCCACTGCTGCGACAACGGTGAAGCTCCTGAGCTTCAACCGTGAGGGCTTTATCAGCATGATTGAGAAGAATGCCAAGATCGCCCTCAATATCATTGATAAACTAAGCAGGCGTCTTCAGCAGGCGAATCTTCAGATACAACACCTGGTCCGGCGAAATGAACGGGGGCTGATTGCCCTCAATATTCTCTACGCCTTTACCGTCCAGTCGGGAGAGGGCGGGGGTGTGGAATATGTCAGGCTGCTGCGGGAACTGAGCCTTTCCATGGAGGTCCCTCAGGAGCATATTCGGGACTTTATCGAAGAGTTGCGAAGGGACGACATCCTTGAGCTGACCAATCAAGATACCCTTTGCCTTATGGACCGAAGACGATTGTCGGCCCTTGCCGAAAATCGCCCCTCCCGATCCTGA
- the trxA gene encoding thioredoxin, whose protein sequence is MAKEVTLTSANFEDEVQNSAIPVLVDFWAEWCVPCKMISPILEEIAEAFDGKIKVGKINVDQEEALAGRFNIISIPTLMVFKGGEVVNQQVGAGSRDAIEKLFADYI, encoded by the coding sequence ATGGCAAAAGAAGTAACGCTTACCTCTGCCAACTTTGAAGATGAGGTCCAGAACTCTGCTATTCCCGTACTTGTCGACTTTTGGGCCGAATGGTGCGTGCCTTGTAAGATGATTAGCCCTATTCTTGAAGAAATTGCGGAAGCCTTTGATGGGAAAATCAAGGTCGGAAAGATTAATGTGGATCAGGAAGAAGCACTTGCCGGTCGTTTCAACATTATCAGCATTCCGACCTTGATGGTTTTCAAGGGGGGTGAGGTTGTAAATCAGCAGGTGGGCGCCGGTAGCCGGGACGCCATTGAAAAGCTTTTTGCCGATTATATCTAA